One part of the Acetoanaerobium sticklandii genome encodes these proteins:
- a CDS encoding sigma-70 family RNA polymerase sigma factor, whose protein sequence is MTRQIDMWERFSQEEDLEKKKEIKKVIIEEYINLVKIIAGKLYNYYASNIEYDDLMSYGVIGLIDAIDKYDPTKNIKFETYASIRIRGSIIDQIRNLDWIPRSIRQKSKILKDANEALESKYGREASYQEIAKYLGKSEQEVLTLIEETSVYNVLSIEDDFNESFKIQLKDESLESSPEDLTVYNDTVKELERTISELNEREQLIINLYYYEGLTYKEIGEILNISESRVSQIHSKAISKMRKQFQH, encoded by the coding sequence TTTCACAAGAGGAAGATTTGGAGAAAAAGAAAGAAATTAAAAAAGTAATTATAGAGGAATATATTAATCTCGTGAAGATAATTGCAGGAAAGCTCTATAATTATTATGCAAGCAATATTGAATATGATGATTTAATGAGTTATGGAGTGATTGGGTTAATAGATGCTATAGATAAGTATGATCCTACTAAAAATATTAAGTTTGAAACATATGCATCTATTAGAATAAGGGGATCCATAATTGATCAAATTAGAAATTTAGACTGGATACCTAGGTCTATTAGGCAGAAATCTAAAATTTTAAAAGATGCGAATGAAGCTTTAGAGTCTAAGTATGGAAGAGAAGCTTCATATCAAGAAATTGCAAAATATTTAGGCAAATCAGAACAAGAAGTTCTCACATTAATTGAGGAGACTTCAGTATATAATGTTCTATCTATAGAAGATGATTTTAATGAATCTTTCAAAATTCAGTTAAAAGATGAAAGTCTAGAATCAAGCCCAGAGGATTTGACTGTTTATAATGATACAGTAAAGGAATTAGAAAGAACAATTAGCGAGCTTAATGAAAGAGAACAGCTTATTATTAACTTATATTATTATGAGGGATTGACCTACAAGGAAATTGGAGAAATATTAAATATTTCTGAATCAAGAGTCTCTCAAATTCACAGCAAAGCTATATCTAAAATGCGAAAGCAATTTCAGCACTAA